One stretch of Papaver somniferum cultivar HN1 unplaced genomic scaffold, ASM357369v1 unplaced-scaffold_154, whole genome shotgun sequence DNA includes these proteins:
- the LOC113336956 gene encoding alpha-1,6-mannosyl-glycoprotein 2-beta-N-acetylglucosaminyltransferase-like gives MGFYRKPRGKDAAFRRVLPVVVVTIFAVLFVIFLLNTTTPDSHREIWSSNRVGEVELVKYNLSSFNVKPRLPQQNKLSIALQKKNQLPPRNLDLFPSLAKDHTIIVLYVHNRPQYLQVVVQSLSKVEGIGETLLIVSHDGYFEEMNKIIEGIRFCQVKQIFAPYSPHLFQDSFPGSSSGDCKDKDDPVQKNCQGNADQYGNHRSPKIISLKHHWWWMMNTVWDSLEESRHHSGHILFIEEDHFIFPNAYRSIQLLTALKPKKCPNCYAANLAPSDVTSKGEQWDAMIAEKMSNVGYAFNRTVWRKIHSKARDFCFFDDYNWDITMWATVFPSFGGPVYSLRGPRRSAAHFGKCGLHQGQGERNACIDNGEVNVELDDIDKVVNIKPDWKVHVIRRQEGYKAGFKGWGGWGDDRDRQLCLDFSYMYHYRDST, from the coding sequence ATGGGGTTTTACAGGAAACCCCGAGGTAAAGATGCCGCCTTTCGCCGTGTTTTACCTGTGGTTGTGGTTACAATATTTGCAGTTCTGTTTGTTATATTTCTCCTGAATACAACAACTCCAGATTCACATAGAGAGATTTGGAGTTCTAATCGGGTTGGTGAAGTTGAATTGGTTAAGTATAACTTGTCTTCTTTTAATGTTAAGCCAAGGCTAcctcaacaaaacaaattgtctATTGCATTACAGAAAAAGAACCAATTGCCACcaagaaatttagatcttttCCCAAGTTTGGCTAAAGACCATACAATAATTGTTCTTTATGTTCATAATCGGCCTCAGTATCTCCAAGTGGTGGTTCAGAGTTTATCCAAAGTAGAGGGTATTGGGGAGACTTTATTGATAGTTAGTCATGATGGGTACTTCGAAGAGATGAACAAAATTATAGAAGGTATTAGGTTTTGCCAAGTGAAACAGATATTTGCTCCGTATTCGCCACATTTGTTTCAAGACAGTTTTCCCGGTTCTTCGTCAGGTGACTGCAAAGATAAAGATGATCCGGTGCAGAAAAATTGCCAAGGAAATGCAGATCAGTATGGGAACCACCGGTCTCCAAAGATTATCTCGTTGAAGCATCactggtggtggatgatgaataCAGTTTGGGATTCTTTGGAAGAGAGCCGTCATCACTCTGGTCATATTCTTTTCATTGAGGAGGACCATTTTATATTTCCTAATGCATATCGAAGTATTCAGTTACTCACAGCCTTGAAACCAAAGAAATGCCCCAATTGCTATGCTGCAAACTTGGCGCCTTCTGACGTGACATCAAAGGGGGAACAATGGGATGCAATGATTGCAGAGAAGATGAGCAATGTTGGTTATGCTTTTAACAGGACTGTTTGGAGGAAAATCCATTCCAAGGCAAGAGATTTTTGCTTCTTTGATGACTATAATTGGGATATAACAATGTGGGCTACCGTTTTTCCTTCTTTTGGCGGTCCAGTTTACTCACTCAGAGGGCCTAGGAGAAGTGCAGCTCACTTTGGGAAATGTGGGTTACATCAAGGCCAAGGGGAGAGGAATGCTTGCATTGATAATGGAGAGGTGAATGTTGAGCTAGATGACATTGATAAGGTTGTTAACATCAAACCTGACTGGAAAGTGCACGTGATCAGGCGTCAAGAAGGGTATAAAGCTGGGTTCAAGGGTTGGGGGGGATGGGGAGATGATAGGGACCGGCAGCTCTGCttagatttttcttatatgtatcactatagagatagcacttag